One region of Thunnus albacares chromosome 8, fThuAlb1.1, whole genome shotgun sequence genomic DNA includes:
- the LOC122988024 gene encoding uncharacterized protein LOC122988024, with translation MLCPAAVSAAAAAVWLLAVLGPCLSLTAEDNSEPGFTLCSHCFYRQTPPRGASAGPLLHPLCHRLPGGQAFATLHRPTCDTAVYSAFHLSHGWTEREGLEGEGLVTEEEENIIVPALLRGGKVSPTDSPLQHWDSTVTSLVQSGITPQCSILGGDLYILIGAGGFGTEEDGDEECQMKPLWSAVCCAVPEGKGGVSVGLIRETGEGVREVSVKELEEMLGVTELFSEGCGGADGETVGMTVGLNSEGNPGNIEKLDSDTTDQDTEREGDGLDTTGQDSNKDLKESGEKRVATLDAQPDEADVADVTRETSAHAVKSESSDDDDAVEEDTKSSSTVIYILSTILSILTAPLRLVFSTITQLPGQVSYVLQEDLGVLSALPGDTYSLFHLLTSDLFSWTGSAVEMLLGIGEACFFSVYYCSSSILEALLNSCQTGVTGMGTLAEDTVGIFVDSLDNAWCVTKFFGGRLWEQSEGYVGTVVTEVGGQAKAVGGGLGTLAWRSGNGVGNVFRLGGGLIMGMVDMVTGAVREAFGQESE, from the exons ATGCTGTGTCCCGCTGCTGTCAGTGCAGCTGCTGCGGCTgtctggctgctggctgtgCTGGGCCCATGCCTGTCTCTTACAGCTGAGGACAACTCAGAACCAGGCTTCACCCTCTGTAGCCACTGCTTCTACAGACAGACGCCTCCTCGGGGAGCCTCTGCAGGGCCGCTGCTGCACCCACTCTGTCACAGACTGCCTGGGGGACAGGCGTTTGCCACTCTGCACAGACCAACCTGTGACACAGCTGTCTACTCTGCCTTCCATCTCAGCCAtggatggacagagagagagggactgGAGGGGGAAGGGCTTGTG acagaggaagaggaaaacattatAGTGCCAGCTCTTCTCAGAGGAGGCAAGGTTTCGCCCACAGACTCCCCTCTTCAACACTGGGACTCAacagtcacatcactggtcCAGTCAGGCATCACTCCCCAATGCAGCATTTTAGGGGGCGATCTCTACATCCTGATTGGGGCGGGAGGATTCGGGACGGAAGAGGATGGAGATGAGGAGTGTCAGATGAAGCCGCTGTGGTCTGCAGTGTGCTGCGCTGTCCCGGAGGGGAAGGGTGGCGTTAGTGTGGGGTTAATCAGAGAGACAGGGGAAGGCGTGAGGGAAGTGAGCGtgaaggagctggaggagatgCTAGGAGTGACAGAGCTGTTCTCTGAAGGCTGTGGAGGAGCAGATGGGGAGACTGTTGGAATGACAGTGGGTCTTAACAGTGAGGGGAACCCTGGAAATATAGAAAAGCTGGATTCAGATACTACTGATCAAGACACTGAAAGAGAAGGGGATGGTTTAGATACTACTGGCCAAGATTCAAATAAAGACCTCAAGGAAAGCGGAGAGAAGCGGGTGGCTACTCTTGATGCTCAGCCAGACGAAGCTGATGTTGCTGATGTGACACGGGAAACTTCCGCACATGCAGTGAAATCAGAGAgcagcgatgatgatgatgccgTGGAGGAAGACACAAAATCCAGCAGCACTGTGATCTACATCCTCTCCACCATCCTGTCCATCCTTACAGCTCCACTGCGGCTTGTGTTCTCCACAATTACACAGTTACCTGGACAG GTGAGCTATGTTCTTCAAGAAGACCTCGGAGTTCTCTCTGCCCTGCCTGGAGATACCTACTCCCTGTTCCACctcttgacctctgacctgtttTCCTGGACGGGTTCAGCTGTAGAAATGCTGCTGGGTATCGGGGAGGCCTGCTTCTTCAGTGTCTACTactgctcctcctccatcctggAGGCTCTTCTGAACAGCTGCCAAACTGGGGTCACTGGCATGGGGACACTGGCAGAGGACACAGTGGGGATATTTGTTGACTCGCTGGATAATGCCTGGTGTGTGACCAAGTTCTTTGGAGGGCGGCTGTGGGAGCAGAGCGAGGGTTATGTAGGCACAGTGGTGACAGAGGTGGGGGGTCAGGCAAAAGCTGTAGGTGGAGGGTTGGGGACGCTGGCATGGAGAAGTGGAAATGGGGTGGGCAATGTGTTTAGGCTGGGAGGGGGTTTAATAATGGGGATGGTGGATATGGTCACTGGTGCGGTGAGAGAGGCTTTTGGGCAGGAGTCAGAGTGA